From a single Candidatus Delongbacteria bacterium genomic region:
- a CDS encoding IS3 family transposase (programmed frameshift) translates to MRKSRFSETQIVTILNEVEAGRATKDVCREYGISPATYYGWKSKFGGTSASDVKRLKDLEEENRRLKQMYASLSLDHMLLKEVLEKKALNPAARRELVQNLMIDPGSSERRACRVVGLPRSVAQYQPNPDRDRNVIDCLIDLVERFPRYGFRKLFKVLRREGNSFNHKRVHRVYCQLKLNHRRKGKRRVPNRNPVPLSIPEQLNHSWSIDFMSDSLWDGRKFRTFNVIDDCNREALAIEIDLNLPAPRVVRTLDRLAARRGYPRQVRMDNGPEFVSNAMAEWAVDHAVQLEFIQPGKPTQNSLVERFNRSFREEVLDFHVFETLKQVREISEDWLVEYNESRPHEALGDRTPGEIRDLLKCRNSENPWP, encoded by the exons ATGAGAAAGTCCCGCTTCAGCGAAACGCAGATCGTCACCATTCTGAACGAGGTCGAAGCTGGTCGAGCAACCAAGGATGTTTGCCGGGAATACGGCATCAGTCCGGCGACCTACTACGGCTGGAAGTCCAAGTTCGGTGGCACGAGTGCCTCGGATGTCAAACGCCTTAAAGACCTGGAAGAGGAGAATCGGCGTTTGAAGCAGATGTACGCCAGTTTGAGTCTGGATCACATGCTGCTGAAAGAGGTGCTCGA GAAAAAAGCTCTGAACCCGGCGGCACGTCGTGAGCTGGTCCAGAATCTGATGATTGATCCTGGGTCCAGTGAACGTAGGGCTTGCCGGGTGGTTGGACTTCCGCGGTCGGTTGCCCAGTACCAACCGAATCCTGACCGGGATCGGAATGTGATCGATTGTCTGATCGACCTGGTTGAGCGTTTCCCGCGCTACGGCTTCAGAAAGCTGTTCAAGGTGCTGAGGCGCGAAGGGAATTCCTTCAACCACAAGCGGGTTCACCGCGTGTACTGCCAATTGAAACTGAATCACAGACGGAAAGGGAAACGGAGAGTGCCCAATCGCAACCCGGTTCCCCTCAGCATTCCAGAACAGCTGAACCACTCGTGGTCCATCGACTTCATGTCGGACAGTCTATGGGATGGGCGAAAGTTCCGGACCTTCAATGTGATTGATGACTGCAATAGGGAGGCACTGGCCATCGAGATCGATCTGAACCTGCCTGCGCCCCGCGTCGTGCGCACTCTGGATCGACTTGCGGCACGCCGGGGGTACCCCCGGCAGGTGAGGATGGACAACGGGCCTGAATTCGTATCCAATGCCATGGCCGAATGGGCGGTTGATCACGCTGTCCAGCTGGAATTCATTCAACCAGGCAAACCAACCCAGAACTCCCTGGTAGAACGATTCAACCGCAGTTTCCGCGAAGAAGTGCTGGACTTCCATGTCTTCGAAACCCTGAAGCAGGTGCGCGAGATCTCGGAAGACTGGCTGGTCGAATACAATGAGTCCCGCCCCCATGAAGCCCTCGGAGACCGAACACCGGGGGAAATCAGAGACCTATTGAAATGCCGGAACTCCGAGAATCCCTGGCCCTAA
- a CDS encoding sigma-54-dependent Fis family transcriptional regulator: MTTLQPNGLHVLVVDDEVTTCRETVKLLKRLGYESSYLLDLEKVERWITLHQPDILLLDVEFPGDMNGGINLLQALRRAGHLHPAIFLSHRGDSGTVVDASRQGMVTYLEKSASESALVAALEEAKGALPHRFDPDLPASEQVLGASAAFRETMQICRDFAPLLDIPVLLTGETGCGKNLTARLIHQLSPLCDKPFMELTCPTIPEGLAESHLFGHLKGSFTHAIADQKGIFELADGGTLFLDEFGDLKPDVQLKLLRVLDSGEYTVLGEHRTRHSRVRLIVATNQDIPAKIQNGEFRADLWHRIQGLELHLPPLRERSEDIALLANYFVARFISGKPGRAHVLSPDALRALQRHDWPGNIRELDYRIKNICARSKTIGIEAWQVENALPAPAGEHTQQPKAEELPLPTHSDKILPWKEYKTTKEREYFDRIVELTGGNIKRAAELAGVDRKKIYEVRGTA; this comes from the coding sequence TTGACGACTCTCCAGCCCAACGGTCTGCATGTCCTTGTCGTGGATGATGAGGTGACGACCTGCAGGGAAACGGTCAAACTGTTGAAGCGCCTCGGGTACGAGTCCTCCTACCTTCTGGATCTTGAGAAGGTGGAAAGATGGATCACGCTGCATCAGCCTGACATCCTGTTGCTGGATGTGGAGTTTCCCGGCGATATGAACGGGGGTATAAACCTGTTGCAGGCACTGCGTCGTGCGGGGCATCTTCATCCGGCCATCTTTCTTTCTCATCGGGGAGATTCCGGCACGGTCGTCGATGCCTCCCGCCAAGGCATGGTGACCTATCTGGAAAAAAGTGCTTCAGAATCTGCGCTGGTGGCTGCATTGGAAGAAGCCAAGGGGGCGCTGCCCCATCGTTTTGATCCGGACCTGCCGGCATCCGAGCAAGTTCTTGGGGCCAGCGCGGCGTTCCGCGAGACCATGCAGATCTGCCGGGACTTCGCCCCTCTACTGGACATTCCTGTGTTGCTCACCGGAGAGACCGGATGCGGCAAGAATCTCACCGCCAGATTGATTCACCAACTCAGCCCCCTGTGTGACAAGCCATTCATGGAATTAACCTGTCCCACCATCCCGGAAGGCCTGGCGGAAAGCCATCTCTTCGGACATCTCAAGGGCAGCTTCACCCATGCGATCGCGGACCAGAAGGGCATTTTCGAACTGGCGGACGGGGGCACCCTGTTCCTGGATGAGTTCGGGGACCTCAAACCCGACGTGCAGTTGAAACTGCTGCGTGTGCTGGACAGCGGCGAGTACACGGTCCTTGGGGAACACAGAACCCGCCACAGCCGTGTGCGGTTGATCGTGGCGACCAATCAGGACATTCCCGCCAAAATCCAGAATGGCGAATTCCGCGCCGATCTGTGGCACCGGATCCAGGGCCTGGAGCTGCACCTTCCACCCTTGCGGGAGCGCAGCGAAGACATCGCTTTGCTGGCGAACTATTTCGTGGCACGGTTCATCTCAGGAAAACCCGGACGTGCGCATGTGCTGTCACCGGATGCCTTGCGCGCCCTGCAGCGCCACGACTGGCCCGGAAACATCCGCGAACTGGATTACCGGATCAAGAACATCTGCGCCCGCTCAAAAACCATCGGCATCGAAGCCTGGCAGGTCGAGAATGCCCTGCCTGCACCCGCAGGAGAACACACACAGCAACCAAAAGCCGAAGAACTTCCGTTGCCGACACACAGTGACAAGATTTTGCCCTGGAAGGAGTACAAAACCACAAAGGAGCGGGAGTACTTTGACCGCATCGTGGAGTTGACGGGGGGCAACATCAAGCGAGCTGCAGAGCTGGCAGGTGTCGACCGCAAGAAGATCTATGAGGTCCGGGGCACCGCCTGA
- a CDS encoding HAMP domain-containing histidine kinase, with the protein MNWLRSLKRHYWKQRFFLEGFRRHLLLGLLVCTMVAFMVGLMAEIFVNPGAPFKAVQVDTSVLNGEAVFADVDFDGWLDRLRESRTKFEQASFSLETRHSGSPNPTQQFYFSGSDILPYPYATKLDSNRVILAALTDAKDSLDVRLNLRTFYRDGHTVDWSGPLAGPDWPVFDKLHRPMIAGAVTMMRGGIPCVYLKIDSHFNGWRGGIVLDPDFPEKRIEYPSGLTPSLNQNNWLRGPEGRILWAMGSSAPHNGNTLGGIADDRARLFLFDPDSGFIFLRDFGPDCSSLFIQPLQDRRHALLTTKHGMLLEDSLGANAAIWDSWTNEFEATWWIEDLIQNTLVDSAGVYLAFNQGIVSYLDGTSWTLREVGRIQLENGDRLLPRDGFWIRFNEANYMSVHDKRGRMLARIPLKDQFEFPTIERAVNGLAEARLHVALPSMILSFRFDSVPWPNRVLENPATPVTGLLAFLVLLASLSRRISLQERILRSIVDSGSEAVGIFDPNGRLLFANECFLRDTDSGTIGEVLKLCTESDEPVLQKVRNRWIRWTIRGLSIQGRHFGRALLGVDESASITQQELTHLVALSRSLGHNMRQPLTAIQRAEGNVLALLEQSDPLVAAEARDSLESIRLSVLNLDQRITNFIALVRVDAKWQWIDPATLVDSVLADLHLENMSGIELLKEQPSAVPAVCGSLASLRAMLDVVVANALEAMIRKGKLSVNLCSANEFLEIRVSDTGPGIAPEMLADIWTPGRTTKSTGLGYGLYFARGIARIHGGEIQVEHSSPAGTVMLVRLPLEPPASMKAGIERRPN; encoded by the coding sequence ATGAACTGGTTGCGCTCCCTGAAAAGGCACTACTGGAAGCAGCGCTTCTTCCTGGAGGGCTTCCGTCGGCATCTTCTGCTCGGTCTGCTGGTTTGTACCATGGTGGCATTCATGGTTGGCCTGATGGCCGAAATCTTTGTGAATCCTGGGGCTCCATTCAAGGCTGTTCAGGTGGACACTTCCGTACTGAATGGCGAAGCAGTATTCGCGGATGTGGACTTCGATGGTTGGTTGGACCGTTTGCGCGAATCCCGGACGAAATTCGAACAGGCGTCATTCTCACTCGAAACACGTCATTCAGGATCGCCGAACCCGACACAGCAATTCTATTTCAGCGGATCGGATATTCTGCCGTATCCATATGCCACGAAACTCGACTCGAATCGAGTGATTCTGGCCGCATTGACCGATGCCAAGGATTCGTTGGATGTACGACTGAACCTGAGGACATTTTACCGAGATGGACACACGGTTGATTGGTCGGGACCTTTGGCGGGCCCCGACTGGCCGGTCTTCGACAAGCTGCATCGCCCAATGATCGCCGGTGCTGTGACGATGATGCGCGGCGGCATCCCATGCGTGTATCTCAAGATTGATTCACATTTCAACGGTTGGCGCGGCGGGATTGTGCTGGATCCTGACTTTCCGGAAAAGCGAATTGAATATCCCAGTGGATTGACACCAAGCCTGAATCAGAACAATTGGCTTCGCGGACCCGAAGGACGAATTCTGTGGGCCATGGGAAGTTCTGCTCCACACAATGGGAACACATTGGGTGGGATTGCTGATGATCGTGCCAGGTTGTTCCTGTTCGACCCGGACTCAGGATTCATCTTTCTTCGGGACTTTGGGCCCGATTGCTCAAGCCTTTTCATACAACCGCTTCAGGACAGACGACACGCATTGTTGACCACCAAGCATGGGATGCTGCTTGAAGACAGTCTTGGAGCCAATGCAGCAATCTGGGACAGTTGGACGAATGAATTCGAGGCCACTTGGTGGATCGAAGACCTGATTCAAAATACGCTTGTCGATTCCGCGGGTGTGTACCTGGCTTTCAATCAGGGGATTGTGAGCTACCTGGACGGAACGAGTTGGACTCTCCGGGAAGTTGGCAGAATTCAACTGGAGAATGGAGACAGGCTACTTCCCAGAGACGGCTTCTGGATACGTTTCAATGAAGCGAACTATATGAGTGTGCATGACAAGCGGGGCCGCATGCTGGCGCGGATTCCTCTCAAAGACCAGTTTGAGTTTCCCACCATCGAGCGGGCAGTGAATGGGCTGGCAGAGGCACGACTGCATGTGGCGCTACCTTCCATGATTCTCAGTTTTCGCTTCGATTCCGTTCCGTGGCCGAATCGAGTGCTGGAGAACCCTGCAACGCCGGTGACAGGGCTGCTTGCTTTTCTGGTGTTGCTTGCTTCGCTTAGTCGCAGGATCAGCCTGCAGGAGCGCATTCTGCGCAGTATTGTGGACAGTGGCAGCGAAGCGGTGGGGATCTTCGATCCAAATGGGCGCTTGCTTTTTGCAAACGAGTGCTTCCTGCGCGATACGGATTCTGGTACGATTGGCGAAGTTCTCAAACTCTGCACGGAATCCGACGAACCCGTTCTCCAAAAAGTCCGTAACCGGTGGATACGCTGGACAATACGCGGTTTGAGCATACAGGGCCGTCACTTTGGCCGGGCTTTGCTTGGGGTGGACGAATCGGCCAGCATCACCCAGCAGGAGCTGACTCATCTTGTGGCACTCAGCCGCAGTCTTGGGCACAACATGCGCCAACCGCTGACGGCAATCCAGCGTGCCGAAGGGAATGTGCTGGCGCTGCTGGAGCAATCAGACCCGCTGGTTGCCGCCGAGGCGCGGGATTCCCTGGAATCGATCCGCCTGTCCGTGCTCAATCTGGACCAACGGATCACGAACTTCATCGCCCTCGTGCGCGTGGATGCCAAGTGGCAGTGGATTGATCCGGCAACACTTGTGGACAGCGTACTGGCCGATCTGCATCTGGAGAACATGTCCGGCATTGAATTGCTCAAGGAGCAGCCTTCCGCAGTCCCTGCCGTGTGCGGTTCCCTGGCGTCGCTGCGTGCCATGCTGGATGTGGTTGTCGCCAATGCACTGGAAGCGATGATCCGCAAAGGAAAGCTTTCCGTGAACCTGTGCAGTGCCAACGAGTTTCTGGAAATCCGGGTCTCGGATACCGGCCCCGGGATCGCCCCTGAAATGCTGGCTGACATCTGGACTCCAGGACGTACCACCAAGTCCACAGGTCTTGGGTATGGTCTGTACTTCGCCAGGGGAATCGCCAGGATTCATGGCGGTGAGATCCAGGTGGAACACAGCAGCCCTGCCGGAACTGTGATGCTGGTGCGTTTGCCTCTGGAGCCCCCCGCCAGTATGAAAGCCGGCATTGAAAGGAGACCCAATTGA
- the pbpC gene encoding penicillin-binding protein 1C codes for MMRRRGVPFRLLLACLSLTLLWLGRPPGQLFREPWSYVLEDREGKLLGATVAADQQYRFPPGGSLPERYRVAVIQREDRRFLSHPGVDPLAVLRAMRQNLRAGEVVSGASTLTMQVIRLSQGNPPRTLYRKLQEAALAVRLELHASKQEILELYASHAPFGGNTVGLETAAWRYVGRPPHELSWAEAALFAMLPNRPSALHPGKRRNALREQRDRLLSSLAESGQLDSLELELAIAEPLPAAPRPFPRLAPHLYHTLQSRARLDPAQHAGEPPRLRSSLDLEEQRRTRAILDVRQQSLAAEDIANMAALVLDWRTGEIRAWVGNSGTGAGRDVDIIEARRSTGSLLKPLLYAARFDESALLPGSLVEDVPTHLGGYSPVNFNKDYSGALPAKDALIRSLNVPAVLQLKAFGAARFYGLLQDFGLGGLSGGPEHYGLTLILGSAEASLLELCTAYGILARCTMSDRGARFTPGLEPGGDPASRVENPLGRGGAWQALDCLADVTRPDEFGSWRRFDGAVPVYWKTGTSFGRRDGWAIGVTAERVVGVWAGNADGHGAAGLTGLGAAAPALFEILAALPAPATRLLSPTDELRPLDVCALSGMRASEVCPEHRSVLATLKARNGPRCTWHHWVWLDPVTGERVTADCALPDARVRVPWFVLPPDVESIYRSRHMEYRLLPAWRTDCRPEDPASVDPTGELSLIYPSEGARLLLPRGLDGGLEAFIFEAAHRREQRVLFWHLDGEFLGRTESPHRLSVRAAPGPHRLTIVSDSGERLSRRFTVLAR; via the coding sequence GTGATGCGCCGCAGGGGAGTTCCGTTCCGCCTGCTGCTGGCGTGCCTGTCTCTGACGCTGCTCTGGTTGGGCCGACCCCCGGGTCAGCTCTTCCGCGAGCCGTGGTCCTATGTGCTCGAGGATCGAGAGGGAAAACTGCTGGGAGCCACGGTCGCCGCGGATCAGCAGTACCGCTTTCCCCCGGGGGGGAGCCTGCCCGAGCGCTATCGGGTGGCCGTGATCCAGCGCGAGGATCGGCGTTTCCTGTCGCATCCCGGCGTCGATCCTCTGGCAGTCCTGCGTGCCATGCGGCAGAATCTGCGGGCTGGTGAAGTGGTCAGCGGGGCCAGCACGCTCACCATGCAGGTGATCCGTCTGAGCCAGGGGAATCCTCCCCGGACTCTCTATCGCAAGTTGCAGGAGGCGGCTCTGGCCGTGCGTCTGGAACTGCATGCCTCCAAGCAGGAGATCCTGGAACTCTACGCCAGTCATGCGCCTTTCGGAGGCAACACGGTGGGGCTGGAAACCGCCGCCTGGCGCTATGTCGGCCGTCCGCCCCACGAGCTGTCCTGGGCCGAGGCCGCGCTCTTCGCCATGCTGCCCAATCGCCCCTCGGCCCTGCATCCGGGCAAGCGGCGCAATGCCTTGCGCGAGCAGCGCGATCGCCTGCTGAGCAGTCTGGCCGAAAGTGGCCAACTGGATTCGCTGGAGCTAGAGCTGGCGATTGCCGAGCCCCTGCCCGCCGCCCCACGCCCCTTCCCGCGTCTGGCACCACATCTGTACCACACGCTCCAGTCCCGTGCTCGACTCGATCCCGCACAGCACGCTGGCGAACCGCCGCGTCTGCGCAGCAGCCTGGATCTTGAAGAGCAGCGACGCACCCGTGCGATTCTCGATGTGCGCCAGCAATCTCTCGCGGCGGAGGACATCGCCAACATGGCCGCCCTGGTGCTGGACTGGCGCACGGGCGAGATCCGGGCCTGGGTGGGCAACAGCGGCACGGGAGCCGGACGTGATGTGGACATCATCGAGGCCCGGCGCAGCACGGGCTCCCTGCTGAAACCACTGCTTTATGCCGCGCGCTTCGACGAAAGCGCGCTGCTGCCCGGTTCGTTGGTGGAAGATGTGCCGACGCATCTGGGTGGCTATTCACCCGTGAACTTCAACAAGGATTACAGCGGAGCTCTGCCCGCCAAGGATGCGCTGATTCGCAGCCTCAATGTTCCCGCCGTGCTCCAGTTGAAAGCCTTCGGTGCGGCCAGATTCTACGGCCTGTTGCAGGACTTCGGGCTGGGTGGACTCAGTGGCGGACCCGAGCACTACGGCCTGACCCTGATTCTGGGATCCGCGGAAGCCAGCCTGCTTGAATTGTGTACGGCGTATGGCATTCTGGCTCGCTGCACGATGTCTGACCGGGGCGCGCGCTTCACCCCAGGCCTTGAACCCGGAGGCGATCCCGCATCCCGGGTGGAGAATCCTCTGGGACGTGGTGGAGCCTGGCAAGCCCTGGACTGTCTGGCCGATGTGACACGCCCGGACGAGTTCGGTTCCTGGCGTCGCTTCGACGGAGCGGTCCCCGTGTACTGGAAGACCGGCACGAGCTTCGGGCGTCGGGATGGCTGGGCGATTGGCGTGACCGCCGAGCGCGTGGTGGGAGTCTGGGCCGGGAATGCCGATGGCCATGGTGCCGCCGGGTTGACCGGCCTGGGAGCCGCCGCTCCCGCGCTTTTCGAGATCCTGGCTGCCCTGCCTGCCCCTGCCACACGCCTGCTGTCGCCCACGGACGAGTTGCGTCCGCTGGATGTGTGCGCACTCAGCGGCATGCGTGCCTCCGAGGTCTGTCCGGAGCACCGATCCGTGCTCGCTACGCTCAAGGCGCGGAACGGTCCCCGCTGCACCTGGCACCACTGGGTCTGGCTGGACCCCGTCACGGGCGAACGGGTGACCGCTGACTGCGCTCTGCCCGATGCCCGCGTGCGCGTGCCGTGGTTCGTGCTGCCTCCCGATGTGGAAAGCATCTACCGCTCACGCCACATGGAGTATCGCCTGCTGCCCGCCTGGCGTACCGACTGCCGTCCCGAGGATCCGGCCAGCGTGGACCCGACCGGCGAGCTGAGCCTGATCTACCCCTCCGAGGGCGCACGCCTGCTCTTGCCCCGCGGCCTGGATGGCGGGCTGGAAGCCTTCATCTTCGAAGCCGCCCACCGCCGCGAGCAGCGTGTGCTGTTCTGGCACCTCGACGGCGAGTTCCTCGGCCGCACCGAATCGCCCCACCGCCTCTCCGTGCGCGCCGCCCCCGGCCCCCACCGGCTGACCATCGTTTCCGACAGCGGCGAGCGTCTGAGTCGCCGGTTCACGGTGCTGGCACGGTGA